A genomic region of Podarcis raffonei isolate rPodRaf1 chromosome 13, rPodRaf1.pri, whole genome shotgun sequence contains the following coding sequences:
- the LOC128399396 gene encoding C-type lectin-like, whose product MGFVTKFSLYLLGILVSSSFPGAKTSSCPRDWMQNQGNCYAYFDFKMSWEDAEIECQSYGRGTHLASILTEKEAALVAKHIATYQKNPSNVWIGLQDPRQNGRWRWADESTFNYRSWNTGEPNNVGGVEYCVELLHVSDLRKWNDRICDQMNTFICKQEL is encoded by the exons ATGGGATTCGTCACCAAGTTCAGCCTTTACCTTCTTGGAATTCTGGTCTCCAGTTCTTTCCCAGGAG CCAAGACCAGCTCATGTCCCAGGGACTGGATGCAAAACCAGGGCAACTGCTatgcttattttgattttaagatGTCATGGGAAGATGCTGAG ATTGAGTGCCAGAGCTATGGCCGTGGAACCCACCTTGCCTCTATCCTCACTGAGAAAGAGGCAGCCTTGGTAGCCAAGCACATCGCCACATACCAGAAAAATCCAAGTAATGTCTGGATTGGGCTCCAAGATCCCCGTCAG AATGGGCGTTGGAGATGGGCTGACGAATCAACCTTCAATTACCGAAGCTGGAACACAGGGGAACCAAACAACGTGGGTGGCGTGGAGTATTGTGTGGAGTTGCTGCATGTCTCTG ATTTACGGAAGTGGAATGATAGAATCTGTGATCAAATGAATACCTTCATTTGCAAGCAAGAGCTGTAA